In Primulina eburnea isolate SZY01 chromosome 5, ASM2296580v1, whole genome shotgun sequence, a single window of DNA contains:
- the LOC140833084 gene encoding transcription factor bHLH153-like isoform X2, translating into MELIEKKMIEDKRSLSSLDQSSFVNLIPKRLKTDVALSPKDKKEKVSERISALQQLVSPYGKTDTASVLFEAMEYLKFLHEQVKVLSAPYLYSTPTTQPLVLLMAHLQWLCSFTACNEFIFRCQLAIA; encoded by the exons GAACTGATAGAAAAGAAGATGATAGAAGACAAAAGAAGCCTTAGCTCGCTTGACCAAAGCAGCTTTGTAAATTTGATACCAAAGCGATTAAAGACTGATGTAGCACTCTCTCCCAAG GATAAGAAAGAGAAGGTTAGTGAACGAATTTCGGCACTTCAACAGCTTGTCTCACCATATGGAAAG ACTGATACAGCTTCAGTACTTTTCGAGGCAATGGAATACCTAAAATTCCTTCACGAACAGGTTAAG GTTTTGAGTGCTCCATACCTATATAGCACACCAACCACCCAGCCACTG GTTTTGTTGATGGCACATTTGCAATGGCTGTGTAGTTTTACTGCCTGCAATGAATTCATATTTCGCTGTCAATTGGCAATTGCTTAG
- the LOC140833084 gene encoding transcription factor bHLH153-like isoform X1 — protein MLEELIEKKMIEDKRSLSSLDQSSFVNLIPKRLKTDVALSPKDKKEKVSERISALQQLVSPYGKTDTASVLFEAMEYLKFLHEQVKVLSAPYLYSTPTTQPLVLLMAHLQWLCSFTACNEFIFRCQLAIA, from the exons CTTGAGGAACTGATAGAAAAGAAGATGATAGAAGACAAAAGAAGCCTTAGCTCGCTTGACCAAAGCAGCTTTGTAAATTTGATACCAAAGCGATTAAAGACTGATGTAGCACTCTCTCCCAAG GATAAGAAAGAGAAGGTTAGTGAACGAATTTCGGCACTTCAACAGCTTGTCTCACCATATGGAAAG ACTGATACAGCTTCAGTACTTTTCGAGGCAATGGAATACCTAAAATTCCTTCACGAACAGGTTAAG GTTTTGAGTGCTCCATACCTATATAGCACACCAACCACCCAGCCACTG GTTTTGTTGATGGCACATTTGCAATGGCTGTGTAGTTTTACTGCCTGCAATGAATTCATATTTCGCTGTCAATTGGCAATTGCTTAG
- the LOC140833084 gene encoding transcription factor bHLH153-like isoform X3, with amino-acid sequence MLEELIEKKMIEDKRSLSSLDQSSFVNLIPKRLKTDVALSPKDKKEKVSERISALQQLVSPYGKTDTASVLFEAMEYLKFLHEQVLSAPYLYSTPTTQPLVLLMAHLQWLCSFTACNEFIFRCQLAIA; translated from the exons CTTGAGGAACTGATAGAAAAGAAGATGATAGAAGACAAAAGAAGCCTTAGCTCGCTTGACCAAAGCAGCTTTGTAAATTTGATACCAAAGCGATTAAAGACTGATGTAGCACTCTCTCCCAAG GATAAGAAAGAGAAGGTTAGTGAACGAATTTCGGCACTTCAACAGCTTGTCTCACCATATGGAAAG ACTGATACAGCTTCAGTACTTTTCGAGGCAATGGAATACCTAAAATTCCTTCACGAACAG GTTTTGAGTGCTCCATACCTATATAGCACACCAACCACCCAGCCACTG GTTTTGTTGATGGCACATTTGCAATGGCTGTGTAGTTTTACTGCCTGCAATGAATTCATATTTCGCTGTCAATTGGCAATTGCTTAG
- the LOC140833084 gene encoding transcription factor bHLH153-like isoform X4 codes for MIEDKRSLSSLDQSSFVNLIPKRLKTDVALSPKDKKEKVSERISALQQLVSPYGKTDTASVLFEAMEYLKFLHEQVKVLSAPYLYSTPTTQPLVLLMAHLQWLCSFTACNEFIFRCQLAIA; via the exons ATGATAGAAGACAAAAGAAGCCTTAGCTCGCTTGACCAAAGCAGCTTTGTAAATTTGATACCAAAGCGATTAAAGACTGATGTAGCACTCTCTCCCAAG GATAAGAAAGAGAAGGTTAGTGAACGAATTTCGGCACTTCAACAGCTTGTCTCACCATATGGAAAG ACTGATACAGCTTCAGTACTTTTCGAGGCAATGGAATACCTAAAATTCCTTCACGAACAGGTTAAG GTTTTGAGTGCTCCATACCTATATAGCACACCAACCACCCAGCCACTG GTTTTGTTGATGGCACATTTGCAATGGCTGTGTAGTTTTACTGCCTGCAATGAATTCATATTTCGCTGTCAATTGGCAATTGCTTAG